Within the Acinonyx jubatus isolate Ajub_Pintada_27869175 chromosome E4, VMU_Ajub_asm_v1.0, whole genome shotgun sequence genome, the region CTCTGACGAGTGAGGGCTGCAAAGACGGGAGAGCAAGACAGGGGGACCAAGAAATGTTCAACCCCAGGAGCCCTGGAGACTTCTCTCCACAGTCCGTGCAGCCAGAAGCCCTGGGGAGCCACAGCAGGCAAggaggggatggatggatggggataGCCAAGAAGAGTGATCAGGAGTTGGTGGGAAATGTGAGTGCCAAAAGGAAGGGCCTCATCAAGGCTCGGGTTGCAGGGAaggtggggaaagggggaaatggcTCAGCTCGTGGCACCCAGCGAGCGAGGGGGAGGCAATGTTCAGCCTTGTCTGGGTGAACGGTAAGTGCATCTTCCGCAGGGTCAACAGAGCCTCTGAACTTTGGGGGAAGAAAGTTCCTTTCCATATTGCTGGAACCAGAGCTTTCAATGGCCCAATGTGTGTATCAGGGGCTggaggggacagggggagggaAGCGCATCTTTATGGCTAAGTGCCCTGGGCTTGGGCTCAGGGAGGCCTCGGCTCAGCCAGCCCAGCCACATACTGGTTGAGTGTCCTTGACCAGCTTAACCAACTTGTCTAAGCCCCAGATTACTCCCGTACAAGAGGGACATAAAAATACCGTCCGCGTGTTGTTCTTCCAGAAAGcgcctggcacagggcctggcacatgagCAAATTCAAGGAGGGTTAACTATTTTCACGATTATAATTAGTCTGCATCACTAGCAAGCGCATTGTCCAAAAGAGGATGTGGGCGGGTCAGATCACAGGGAAGGCGCTGTGCTCAGAGCTGGGTCCCCACCTTCTCCGAGCAAGGCTGATGAACTCTGGTCTCCCCACCGGAGGGTGACTCAGCCTGGAAGTcatgaaatatgaaaagaaattaagaagtgcTGCACTTGCTTCACGCAGATGATTTGGGAGTGTGGGGATGGTTATGTGAAGAGGCAGCATCCTTTCATTTAACTTGAGCAAACAAAACTGGGGCGTTAAAGATGCCGGCGCCAGGCTGTCTGGTTTCAAATCCCCGGACATTAGTCATATCGGTGGCATTCCTGAACCTctctggagcctcagttttctcacctgtaaagcaGGGTGCATTAGATTACCCACATCATAAGATTATTGTGGCAATTAAATCAGTTCCTAcaggtaaagtgcttagaacactGTCTGGCATgtagcaaatgctcaataaacggTAATTCTTATGCTGTGGGTTATTATCATCATTGGACTCTAATTCCTACCCGGGTAAGATTTCAGGGCACCAGATGGCAGCCCCGTAGTTTTTTGAAGAATTCCAGCGATAGAAAATGAGAAGAGTCCCCGCAGCGGTGATCGCCCCTGCTGGACGGGTTCACCAAGTCACTGAAGAGACCAGTCGGTCATCATAGAAGGGGTTCCTCCCCGCAGGCGGAAGATCTGCTAGGCGTCCACTGTGAAGAAAGACTCCATGAGGCCAGGCCCTGGGGTTGCAGGGGCAGGGGACACTGGTGTAATAACTGCCACCGGACGCCAGGGAGCAGCAGAGCCCGACCCCGGGTGGCTTCGTGCGCAGAAAGCAATTCATCCCGGGCTCTAGGTTTGCCTCCGGCTGTTTGAGTAGCTGCACCAATCCCCGTGAGCACCGCTGCAGCAATCCCGCCCATTACCTGCTACCCAACCAATCAACGAGCGCGCTGCCCCGGACTGCAGCCGGCTCGCGGCGCCCGTCTTCTCGGTCCggcgccccagccccgcccccgagGCGGGTGGGCCAATCCCCGCGGCGGGACGGGGCGTCGCCGGGCGGGGCGCGGAGCCCACGTGGTACCAGGGCGCGGGTGGGTGGTGCCGGGCCCCGGAGGCGGGCGGGGGACGAGGGGCTGGCGCGGTCGCGTGCCCTGCCGCCGCCATGGGGGTGCAGCCCCCCAACTTTTCGTGGGTGCTCCCGGGCCGGCTGGCGGGTCTGGCGCTGCCGCGGCTGCCCGCGCACTACCAGTTCCTGCTGGACCAGGGCGTGCGGCACTTGGTGTCCCTGACGGAGCGCGGGCCCCCGCACAGCGACACCTGCCCCGGCCTCACGCTGCACCGGCTGCGCATCCCGGACTTCTGTCCACCGGCCCCCGAGCAGATCGACCGATTCGTGCGGATAGTGGACGAGGCCAACGCGCGCGGGGAGGTCAGCGGGCGGGGAGGGGCCTGCGGGGGTCAgcggggggctgggaggggcctgcgcggggcggggcggggcggggccgggcacCGAGGAGCCTGCAAGCGTCAGCGGGGAGCAGGACGGGGCCGGGCAGGGAGGAGCTCGCGGGGGACTGGGCGGGGACAGGGCGGGGctagggcagggaggggcctACAGGGGGTGacggggggggggacagggaggagcctgcggGGGGACTGGGCGGGGCCGGGCAGGGAGGGACTTCGCTGGACTCGGGGAGCAGAGGGAGCGCCCAGGGGCCAGGACGGGAAGACTGGCGGAGGCGCGCAGTGCGGGGTAGGGCCCGCAGGGAAGCAACGAGTGTTGTGAGCTGAGGCAGAAGGGTGGCCGCTCTGGGGCGACATGCGGGTGGAAGGCAGTGGCTCGTGAGCGCTCTCCGGAGCCACACTTAGTCCAAATATAACGGAGCCACATTTGCAATTTTAAAGTTTCTAGCAGCCACATTTTGAAAAGGTAAAGAAGAATGAGGGGAAACTCGTTTTGATGATGTAGGTTAACCCAGTAAGTCAAAAATATTACCGTTTCagcatataatcaatataaattcTTCATGagatattttaatacttttttgtaCCACGTCTTCAAAACCTGGTTGTACTTTATGTCATATCTCAATCCGGATGAGCAGCGGCTCCGCGCTCCGCGGGGGGCGGGACAGgggggaggcgggcggggggtgggggtatcACTGGACAGCGCAGGTAGAGGGTTGTGGGCGGGCAGGCCAGGAACCCGGCTCTTGAACCAGCTACTTGGGGTGTGATTGGCAGCCTCCAAACCACGAGGGACGGGACAGCCCTCCCTGACTTTGATGTCACTTCTCCGGCCCCTGAGAGCCTGAGCCAGGGGCCTGAGCCGGCCTGTGAGGTCCTGGGCCTCACCCAGAAGCAGCagctgcagggagagggaggggtgtaagggaagggcggggggggggggggggggggggagggcaccagGCTCCACCTGACCAAGCTGCTTCTTCGCAGGCTGTGGGAGTGCACTGTGCCCTGGGCTTTGGCCGCACTGGCACCATGCTGGCCTGTTACTTGGTGAAAGAGAGGGGCCTGGCCGCGGGAGATGCCATTGCTGAAATCCGGCGCCTTCGACCCGGCTCCATCGAGACCTACGAACAGGAGAAAGCCGTCTTCCAGTTCTACCAGCGGACTAAATAAGGGCCCCCGGCACCCGTCTGCCTGGCCCATGCCCTGACCTGCACTGGAAGCACCAGGCCCTCCCGCTGGCTCGAGAGACTGAGTGGCCATTCCCTGCAGGCAGGCCTTGACCAAAGAGAGGGCTGGGGCTGCACtgcagggggggcagggg harbors:
- the DUSP23 gene encoding dual specificity protein phosphatase 23; the protein is MGVQPPNFSWVLPGRLAGLALPRLPAHYQFLLDQGVRHLVSLTERGPPHSDTCPGLTLHRLRIPDFCPPAPEQIDRFVRIVDEANARGEAVGVHCALGFGRTGTMLACYLVKERGLAAGDAIAEIRRLRPGSIETYEQEKAVFQFYQRTK